In one Solanum lycopersicum chromosome 11, SLM_r2.1 genomic region, the following are encoded:
- the LOC138339257 gene encoding uncharacterized protein codes for MVVEVQPLWKMYFDWASHCEGAGVGVIFITSQDEILPFSFTLTQNYFNNVAEYQALMLGIEMAVDMKQLELHVFGDSELVINQLLGSYEVKNPKLRLYHDYAQNLNRWLANVTLQHILRKENKKDDALAALSSTLVLPDQTQITICKKWIVPQDANEERKLE; via the coding sequence ATGGTTGTTGAAGTTCAACCACTTTGGAAGATGTATTTTGATTGGGCCTCACATTGTGAAGGAGCCGGCGTTGGAGTGATATTCATCACTTCTCAAGATGAGATCTTGCCATTTTCCTTTACCTTAACACAAAATTACTTCAATAATGTTGCAGAATATCAAGCCTTAATGCTGGGGATTGAAATGGCTGTCGATATGAAGCAATTGGAATTACATGTTTTTGGAGACTCTGAATTAGTGATCAATCAATTGTTGGGTAGCTATGAAGTCAAAAATCCAAAATTGCGCCTCTATCATGACTATGCACAGAATTTGAATAGATGGCTTGCAAATGTAACTCTTCAACATATTCTAAGAAAGGAGAATAAGAAAGATGATGCTTTAGCTGCTTTGTCTTCAACATTGGTTCTGCCCGACCAAACTCAAATTACAATATGCAAAAAATGGATAGTACCACAAGATGCGAATGAAGAAAGAAAGCTTGAATAA
- the LOC138339258 gene encoding uncharacterized protein: MTNSSQANAGTVNAATISVAHNRSNATLAPAEKPAKFFGVDFKRWQQKMFLYLTMLSLQKFINENVPVMSDDTPPDERFLVTKAWTHSDFLRKNYILSGLQDDLYNMYNNVKILKELWDAFEKKYKTEDAGMKKFIVAKFLDYKMIDKDPTKLKKRKKASGPKSNPPKNKFNGNRFNYGKHGHRVTECRGPKKDKKNNDQANLAESKGEIDYLCAMLSECNLVENPSEWWIDSGVSCHVCANKELFSSYTPTPIDEKLFMANSTVANVEGTG; the protein is encoded by the exons atgactaattcaagtcaagcaaatgctggaacagtaaATGCTGCAACAATAtcggttgcacataatcgttcaaatgctaccttagcaccggctgagaaacctgcaaagttttttggagtcgactttaagagatggcagcAGAAGATGTTCTTATATCTCACTAtgttgagtctgcagaagttcattaatgagaatgttcctgttatgtcagatgacACTCCGcctgatgaacgattcttggtaacaaaagcatggacacactcagattttttgcgtaaaaattatattctgagtggcctgcaagatgatctgtacaataTGTACAACAATGTCAAAATCTTaaaagaactctgggatgcttttgaaaagaagtacaaaacagaagatgctggaatgaagaaattcattgtggcaaaatttttggactataagatgatagaca aagatcccacaaaattaaagaaaagaaagaaagcatctggtccaaaaagcaatcctcctaagaataAATTCAATGGAAACCGCTTCAACTatggtaaacatggtcatagggtTACTGAATGtcggggtcctaagaaggacaagaaaaataatgatcaagcaaacttggctgaatccaaaggagaaatagACTATCTgtgtgcaatgctttcagaatgtaacttggttgaaAATCCAAgtgaatggtggatagattctggtgtttcatgccatgtttgtgcaaacaaagaattattttcatcatatactccaacACCTATAGATGAGAAgttgtttatggcaaactccaCTGTTGCAAATGTGGAGGGAACTGGCtaa